From Pongo pygmaeus isolate AG05252 chromosome 1, NHGRI_mPonPyg2-v2.0_pri, whole genome shotgun sequence, one genomic window encodes:
- the CPT2 gene encoding carnitine O-palmitoyltransferase 2, mitochondrial isoform X4, with translation MYLSARDSVVLNFNPFMAFNPDPKSEYNDQLTRATNMTVSAIRFLKTLRAGLLEPEVFHLNPAKSDTDTFKRLIRFVPSSLSWYGAYLVNAYPLDMSQYFRLFNSTRLPKPSRDELFTDDKARHLLVLRKGNFYIFDVLDQDGNIVSPSEIQAHLKYILSDSSPAPEFPLTYLTSENRDIWAELRQKLMSSGNEESLRKVDSAVFCLCLDEFPIKDLVHLSHNMLHGDGTNRWFDKSFNLIIAKDGSAAVHFEHSWGDGVAVLRFFNEVFKDSTQTPAVTPQSQPATTDSTVTVQKLSFKLTDALKTGITAAKEKFDATMKTLTIDCIQFQRGGKEFLKKQKLSPDAVAQLAFQMAFLRQYGQTVATYESCSTAAFKHGRTETIRPASIYTKRCSEAFVREPSRHSAGELQQMMVECSKYHGQLTKEAAMGQGFDRHLFALRHLAAAKGIILPELYLDPAYGQINHNVLSTSTLSSPAVNLGGFAPVVSDGFGVGYAVHDNWIGCNVSSYPGRNAREFLQCVEKALEDMFDALEGKSIKS, from the exons ATGTACCTATCTGCTCGAGACTCCGTTGTTCTGAACTTTAATCCATTTATGGCTTTCAATCCTGACCCAAAATCTGAGTATAACGACCAGCTCACCCGGGCAACCAACATGACTGTTTCTGCCATCCGGTTTCTGAAGACACTCCGGGCTGGCCTTCTGGAGCCAGAAGTGTTCCACTTGAACCCTGCAAAAAGTGACACTGACACCTTCAAGAGACTCATACGCTTTGTGCCTTCCTCTCTGTCCTGGTATGGGGCCTACCTGGTCAATGCATATCCCCTGGATATGTCCCAGTATTTTCGGCTTTTCAACTCAACTCGTTTACCCAAACCCAGTCGGGATGAACTCTTCACTGATGACAAGGCCAGACACCTCCTGGTCCTAAGGAAAGgaaatttttatatctttgatgTCCTGGATCAAGATGGGAACATTGTGAGCCCCTCGGAAATCCAGGCGCATCTGAAGTACATTCTCTCAGACAGCAGCCCTGCCCCCGAGTTTCCTCTGACATACCTGACCAGTGAGAACCGAGACATctgggcagagctcaggcagaaGCTGATGAGTAGTGGCAATGAGGAGAGCCTGAGGAAAGTGGACTCGGCAGTGTTCTGCCTCTGCCTAGATGAATTCCCCATTAAAGACCTTGTCCACTTGTCCCACAATATGCTGCATGGGGATGGCACAAACCGCTGGTTTGATAAATCCTTTAACCTCATTATCGCCAAGGATGGCTCTGCTGCCGTCCACTTTGAGCACTCTTGGGGTGATGGTGTGGCAGTGCTCagattttttaatgaagtatttaaAGACAGCACTCAGACCCCTGCCGTCACTCCACAGAGCCAGCCAGCTACCACTGACTCTACTGTCACTGTGCAGAAACTCAGCTTCAAGCTGACTGATGCCTTAAAGACTGGCATCACAGCTGCTAAGGAAAAGTTTGATGCCACCATGAAGACCCTCACTATTGACTGCATCCAGTTTCAGAGAGGAGGCAAAGAATTCCTGAAGAAGCAAAAGCTGAGCCCTGACGCAGTTGCCCAGCTGGCATTCCAGATGGCCTTCCTGCGGCAGTACGGGCAGACAGTGGCCACCTACGAGTCCTGTAGCACTGCTGCATTCAAGCACGGCCGCACTGAGACCATCCGCCCGGCCTCCATCTATACAAAGAGGTGCTCTGAGGCCTTTGTCAGGGAGCCCTCCAGGCACAGTGCTGGTGAGCTTCAGCAGATGATGGTTGAGTGCTCCAAGTACCATGGCCAGCTGACCAAAGAAGCAGCAATGG GCCAGGGCTTTGACCGACACTTGTTTGCTCTGCGGCACCTGGCAGCAGCCAAAGGGATCATCTTGCCTGAGCTCTACCTGGACCCTGCATATGGGCAGATAAACCACAATGTCCTGTCCACGAGCACGCTGAGCAGCCCAGCAGTGAACCTTGGGGGCTTTGCCCCCGTGGTCTCTGATGGCTTTGGTGTTGGGTATGCTGTTCATGACAACTGGATAGGCTGCAATGTCTCTTCCTACCCAGGCCGCAATGCCCGGGAGTTTCTCCAATGTGTGGAGAAGGCCTTAGAAGACATGTTTGATGCCTTAGAAGGCAAATCCATCAAAAGTTAA
- the CZIB gene encoding CXXC motif containing zinc binding protein isoform X2, with protein MAPAFYDAPESNGNGRSQHRKIALQLKATLENITNLRPVGEDFRWYLKMKCGNCGEISDKWQYIRLMDSVALKGGRGSASMVQKCKLCARENSIEILSSTIKPYNAEDNENFKTIVEFECRGLEPVDFQPQAGFAAEGVESGTAFSDINLQEKDWTDYDEKAQESVGIYEVTHQFVKC; from the exons ATGGCACCCGCCTTTTACGACGCACCGGAAAGCAACGGCAACGGCCGCAGCCAGCACCGG AAAATCGCGCTGCAACTCAAAGCCACGCTGGAGAACATCACCAACCTCCGGCCCGTGGGCGAGGACTTCCGGTGGTACCTGAAG ATGAAATGTGGCAACTGTGGTGAGATTTCGGACAAGTGGCAGTACATCCGGCTGATG GACAGTGTGGCACTGAAGGGGGGCCGTGGCAGTGCTTCCATGGTCCAGAAGTGCAAGCTGTGTGCAAGAGAAAATTCCATCG aGATTTTAAGCAGCACCATCAAGCCTTACAAT GCTGAAGACAATGAGAACTTCAAGACAATAGTGGAGTTTGAGTGCCGGGGCCTTGAACCAGTTGATTTCCAGCCCCAG GCTGGGTTTGCTGCTGAAGGTGTGGAGTCAGGGACAGCCTTCAGTGACATTAATCTGCAGGAGAAG GACTGGACTGACTATGATGAAAAGGCCCAGGAGTCTGTGGGAATCTATGAGGTCACCCACCAGTTTGTGAAGTGCTGA
- the CPT2 gene encoding carnitine O-palmitoyltransferase 2, mitochondrial isoform X3, which translates to MMASSGPWFDMYLSARDSVVLNFNPFMAFNPDPKSEYNDQLTRATNMTVSAIRFLKTLRAGLLEPEVFHLNPAKSDTDTFKRLIRFVPSSLSWYGAYLVNAYPLDMSQYFRLFNSTRLPKPSRDELFTDDKARHLLVLRKGNFYIFDVLDQDGNIVSPSEIQAHLKYILSDSSPAPEFPLTYLTSENRDIWAELRQKLMSSGNEESLRKVDSAVFCLCLDEFPIKDLVHLSHNMLHGDGTNRWFDKSFNLIIAKDGSAAVHFEHSWGDGVAVLRFFNEVFKDSTQTPAVTPQSQPATTDSTVTVQKLSFKLTDALKTGITAAKEKFDATMKTLTIDCIQFQRGGKEFLKKQKLSPDAVAQLAFQMAFLRQYGQTVATYESCSTAAFKHGRTETIRPASIYTKRCSEAFVREPSRHSAGELQQMMVECSKYHGQLTKEAAMGQGFDRHLFALRHLAAAKGIILPELYLDPAYGQINHNVLSTSTLSSPAVNLGGFAPVVSDGFGVGYAVHDNWIGCNVSSYPGRNAREFLQCVEKALEDMFDALEGKSIKS; encoded by the exons gaccCTGGTTTGATATGTACCTATCTGCTCGAGACTCCGTTGTTCTGAACTTTAATCCATTTATGGCTTTCAATCCTGACCCAAAATCTGAGTATAACGACCAGCTCACCCGGGCAACCAACATGACTGTTTCTGCCATCCGGTTTCTGAAGACACTCCGGGCTGGCCTTCTGGAGCCAGAAGTGTTCCACTTGAACCCTGCAAAAAGTGACACTGACACCTTCAAGAGACTCATACGCTTTGTGCCTTCCTCTCTGTCCTGGTATGGGGCCTACCTGGTCAATGCATATCCCCTGGATATGTCCCAGTATTTTCGGCTTTTCAACTCAACTCGTTTACCCAAACCCAGTCGGGATGAACTCTTCACTGATGACAAGGCCAGACACCTCCTGGTCCTAAGGAAAGgaaatttttatatctttgatgTCCTGGATCAAGATGGGAACATTGTGAGCCCCTCGGAAATCCAGGCGCATCTGAAGTACATTCTCTCAGACAGCAGCCCTGCCCCCGAGTTTCCTCTGACATACCTGACCAGTGAGAACCGAGACATctgggcagagctcaggcagaaGCTGATGAGTAGTGGCAATGAGGAGAGCCTGAGGAAAGTGGACTCGGCAGTGTTCTGCCTCTGCCTAGATGAATTCCCCATTAAAGACCTTGTCCACTTGTCCCACAATATGCTGCATGGGGATGGCACAAACCGCTGGTTTGATAAATCCTTTAACCTCATTATCGCCAAGGATGGCTCTGCTGCCGTCCACTTTGAGCACTCTTGGGGTGATGGTGTGGCAGTGCTCagattttttaatgaagtatttaaAGACAGCACTCAGACCCCTGCCGTCACTCCACAGAGCCAGCCAGCTACCACTGACTCTACTGTCACTGTGCAGAAACTCAGCTTCAAGCTGACTGATGCCTTAAAGACTGGCATCACAGCTGCTAAGGAAAAGTTTGATGCCACCATGAAGACCCTCACTATTGACTGCATCCAGTTTCAGAGAGGAGGCAAAGAATTCCTGAAGAAGCAAAAGCTGAGCCCTGACGCAGTTGCCCAGCTGGCATTCCAGATGGCCTTCCTGCGGCAGTACGGGCAGACAGTGGCCACCTACGAGTCCTGTAGCACTGCTGCATTCAAGCACGGCCGCACTGAGACCATCCGCCCGGCCTCCATCTATACAAAGAGGTGCTCTGAGGCCTTTGTCAGGGAGCCCTCCAGGCACAGTGCTGGTGAGCTTCAGCAGATGATGGTTGAGTGCTCCAAGTACCATGGCCAGCTGACCAAAGAAGCAGCAATGG GCCAGGGCTTTGACCGACACTTGTTTGCTCTGCGGCACCTGGCAGCAGCCAAAGGGATCATCTTGCCTGAGCTCTACCTGGACCCTGCATATGGGCAGATAAACCACAATGTCCTGTCCACGAGCACGCTGAGCAGCCCAGCAGTGAACCTTGGGGGCTTTGCCCCCGTGGTCTCTGATGGCTTTGGTGTTGGGTATGCTGTTCATGACAACTGGATAGGCTGCAATGTCTCTTCCTACCCAGGCCGCAATGCCCGGGAGTTTCTCCAATGTGTGGAGAAGGCCTTAGAAGACATGTTTGATGCCTTAGAAGGCAAATCCATCAAAAGTTAA
- the CZIB gene encoding CXXC motif containing zinc binding protein isoform X1: protein MAPAFYDAPESNGNGRSQHRVEWATMGKIALQLKATLENITNLRPVGEDFRWYLKMKCGNCGEISDKWQYIRLMDSVALKGGRGSASMVQKCKLCARENSIEILSSTIKPYNAEDNENFKTIVEFECRGLEPVDFQPQAGFAAEGVESGTAFSDINLQEKDWTDYDEKAQESVGIYEVTHQFVKC, encoded by the exons ATGGCACCCGCCTTTTACGACGCACCGGAAAGCAACGGCAACGGCCGCAGCCAGCACCGGGTGGAGTGGGCCAccatgggg AAAATCGCGCTGCAACTCAAAGCCACGCTGGAGAACATCACCAACCTCCGGCCCGTGGGCGAGGACTTCCGGTGGTACCTGAAG ATGAAATGTGGCAACTGTGGTGAGATTTCGGACAAGTGGCAGTACATCCGGCTGATG GACAGTGTGGCACTGAAGGGGGGCCGTGGCAGTGCTTCCATGGTCCAGAAGTGCAAGCTGTGTGCAAGAGAAAATTCCATCG aGATTTTAAGCAGCACCATCAAGCCTTACAAT GCTGAAGACAATGAGAACTTCAAGACAATAGTGGAGTTTGAGTGCCGGGGCCTTGAACCAGTTGATTTCCAGCCCCAG GCTGGGTTTGCTGCTGAAGGTGTGGAGTCAGGGACAGCCTTCAGTGACATTAATCTGCAGGAGAAG GACTGGACTGACTATGATGAAAAGGCCCAGGAGTCTGTGGGAATCTATGAGGTCACCCACCAGTTTGTGAAGTGCTGA